A single region of the Sorghum bicolor cultivar BTx623 chromosome 9, Sorghum_bicolor_NCBIv3, whole genome shotgun sequence genome encodes:
- the LOC8083790 gene encoding uncharacterized protein LOC8083790: protein MAESNSGLQHPVRERDSDLDVLLQQLEIREDEEQDIVLEEDLEELKAEARWTALAKVCSSKTFSHAAFIANMKYAWSLAKDVSFKAIEENLFVLKFSCLGDWRKVMDEGPWIFRGHAVLLEEYDGITKPSKVRFKYLATWVRIYDLPTGFRTKNIGRQLGNKIGDFLKVDLDDITSGWRDFLRIRVKLDVEKPLTRIVYISLGGGKREAFRVKYEKLPRFCAVCGFLGHVESECGDGVHEKKELQYGDWLIASPERKAKVKSSRFSGLEDTKGLDSRDSIKPYFERRFLEPKSGNSSQRDLNDLVDDGTRSPLKRDSGRHLKSNDGEAKKSLTLHYEEIQEDDNSAMALVPTSDLKVNLQEDTHLLLEDVDQSVVVRDGTLKERSQKRLRIEDEKEFSDDIDMRSAGSLEEYRREK, encoded by the coding sequence ATGGCTGAGTCTAACTCAGGGCTGCAACACCCTGTAAGGGAAAGGGATAGTGaccttgatgttttgctccaGCAGTTGGAGATAAGAGAGGATGAAGAACAAGATATTGTTTTAGAAGAAGATCTGGAGGAGTTAAAAGCAGAGGCACGTTGGACAGCTTTGGCAAAGGTTTGTTCCTCAAAAACTTTCAGTCATGCTGCTTTCATTGCAAATATGAAGTATGCATGGAGCCTAGCAAAAGATGTCAGTTTCAAGGCCATAGAGGAAAACTTATTTGTGCTTAAATTTTCTTGCCTGGGAGATTGGCGCAAGGTAATGGACGAGGGTCCTTGGATTTTTAGGGGGCATGCTGTTCTTTTGGAAGAATACGATGGGATTACAAAGCCCTCCAAAGTGAGATTCAAATATCTAGCAACTTGGGTAAGAATCTATGATTTACCAACAGGTTTTAGAACGAAGAATATAGGGCGCCAATTAGGAAATAAAATTGGTGACTTCTTGAAGGTGGATCTGGATGATATCACTAGTGGGTGGAGAGATTTCTTACGTATCAGAGTTAAGCTAGATGTGGAGAAACCTCTTACTAGGATTGTCTATATTTCGTTAGGAGGTGGAAAACGAGAGGCCTTTCGTGTGAAGTATGAGAAGCTCCCCAGATTTTGTGCTGTCTGTGGTTTTTTGGGACATGTTGAATCTGAATGTGGTGATGGAGTGCATGAAAAAAAGGAACTCCAGTATGGAGACTGGTTGATTGCAAGTCCAGAGAGGAAAGCAAAAGTTAAAAGTAGCAGATTCTCTGGTTTAGAAGATACGAAGGGGTTAGACTCCAGAGATTCTATCAAGCCTTATTTTGAAAGGAGATTCTTGGAACCTAAAAGTGGAAATAGCAGCCAAAGAGACTTAAATGACTTGGTTGATGATGGCACAAGAAGTCCCTTGAAGAGGGATAGTGGTCGACACCTGAAATCCAATGATGGAGAGGCTAAGAAATCTCTTACTCTACATTATGAAGAGATACAGGAAGATGACAATTCGGCCATGGCTCTTGTTCCTACCTCTGATTTGAAGGTGAATCTACAAGAAGATACCCATTTGCTTTTAGAAGATGTGGACCAAAGTGTTGTTGTGAGAGATGGAACTTTGAAAGAGCGAAGCCAAAAGCGACTAAGAATAGAGGATGAGAAAGAGTTCTCAGATGACATTGATATGAGATCGGCGGGCTCCCTCGAGGAGTACCGCCGAGAGAAATGA